A genomic segment from Takifugu rubripes chromosome 20, fTakRub1.2, whole genome shotgun sequence encodes:
- the kif14 gene encoding kinesin-like protein KIF14, translated as MSIFSVQARKHTTYYDHLMPTSRTPGKERRMELKSTDGPLGKSQRTSGDSAADASRLSDKSQQINRTYVVSAASKSGSGQHPPHRGRLTLQRRSRRNTGAEAPEKTMTDSSQNSTAAPEKRLTLQRRPGAPSVERRGHVQQDLQQTHKVLSEPNGREPVLFRSVSLKETRKDFENGGRRVHTPSAGRQLESQAQTFKTPTKKTPFERIAAKRDVFEKLAMKGVAKPAAVKAGNVERPKPRAQPSADPPVPAPRLGVVPPGVQKPQAPQAAPASTKLSNPKAESRCSTAAPAPTSKEQILSRPSEVLAKQDSFKMENSAVTVAVRVRPFNAREKTEKAVQVISMNGQETVVQHPDSKQSYSFTYDFSFCSVDESDHHFASQQTVYETLAKPLLLRAFEGFNTCLFAYGQTGSGKSYTMMGFGEEEGVIPRFSEELFSRLASLENEAGKCHVEMSYFEVYNEKIHDLLVTRDEPNQRKMPLRVREHPVHGPYVADLSANIVSSYRDIQGWLNLGNKQRATAATGMNDKSSRSHSVFTLVLTQTQTEFVEGEEHEHSITSRINLVDLAGSERSNSAQTSGDRLREGASINKSLLTLGKVISALSEQALTRKKVFTPYRESVLTWLLKESLGGNSKTAMIATLSPAGSNIEESLSTLRYAQQARTIINVAKVNEDTSAKLIRELKAEVEKLRSAQMSSQGIEPERVRLFQQEISTLRNKLCQQEREMVEANRAWRERLEHAEVRKQEETKELQKAGVTLKVDNRLPNLVNLNEDPQLSEMLLYMIKEGRTTVGKLKSNASHDIQLTGALIGDQHCVITSIQGTVSIVPMENAKTFVNGNLISESTVLHHGDRVILGGDHYFRFNHPAEVQSGKRVSCWTGAGEGHKDFEFAKNELLAAQRAQLEAEIEEAHLKAKEEMMQGIQMAKEVAQKELSEQRVLYEDRIQALENELNGEIERKRRQELDQRRVASQMEELKMAKWELEQEVDTHKTRLRLHIEAQAMEEHHVRQVKIVEALEAEKKKISNELMEMQKRRAVRENQPSRNVSPQWDAMKLSLMIEEANKISAKLRKHTVFSRHESSEAENLRQEGLLQVRVQNTKLGISTFWGLDKFQNNMAAMRELEQGESISKDDDVFYDPDDEWEQDISVSSASSSFSRRRSRSLLKSRRISGRLYEIRVHPIQSLHSGSLQSTGLMGAVKPPSTHPTSSDSAVPGICKELIGQSVSRLKGFSRTEESLADRLVSDLNLVYVAVQSISDLYNGLDDDSQENVFMCNTMAQTQLVKATAAIESAAFVTTHWLLSVRPTSGLLYTITEELKSQVKRMGGFFQLLIQGCESEITSMVTEAQRKSSQCLDTALLALGHLAAMTGMPLHAVERGAQAAGKQSTFENLLKGTSKGIHSLVEGGLIITREMLREAQLAYPRNPLLQSLKSKMLDMARALQSYMRHQISEREVDPELSDPGEDGSAVHLQSLRATATKLFQLNQAGRQLHSCLSAALQGKVSNLAHSRELIASSAQAVDELITGLSNGSPAMRLPCLQTVLATRDELHSALQSLCSWNQEAENRSSVGSDKSGEESATTHSVVRNKVVSKVVYTLPSGVSKGSTQWA; from the exons ATGTCTATTTTTAGCGTACAGGCGAGAAAACACACAACCTATTACGACCATCTCATGCCAACATCCAGAACACCAGGCAAGGAGCGACGGATGGAGCTAAAGTCCACGGATGGACCGTTGGGTAAAAGTCAGCGGACGTCCGGAGACTCGGCCGCTGACGCAAGTAGGTTGTCCGATAAAAGCCAACAGATCAACCGGACTTATGTCGTCTCTGCCGCGTCAAAAAGCGGGAGCGGGCAGCATCCTCCCCACCGTGGCCGGCTTACTCTCCAGAGGAGGTCAAGGAGAAATACTGGAGCTGAGGCACCGGAAAAGACGATGACGGACAGCAGCCAGAATAGCACAGCAGCGCCGGAGAAGAGGCTAACTTTGCAGCGCAGACCCGGGGCACCATCAGTGGAAAGGAGAGGGCATgtgcagcaggacctccagcaaACCCACAAGGTGCTCAGCGAACCAAACGGCAGAGAACCCGTTTTATTCAGGTCTGTAAGTCTAAAAGAAACTCGAAAAGACTTTGAGAACGGGGGGAGACGGGTGCACACACCCTCCGCAGGCAGGCAGCTTGAGAGCCAGGCCCAGACCTTCAAAACCCCGACCAAGAAGACCCCGTTTGAGAGAATCGCCGCAAAAAGAGACGTATTCGAGAAGTTGGCCATGAAAGGAGTTGCTAAACCTGCAGCAGTTAAAGCTGGAAACGTGGAGAGGCCCAAACCCAGGGCGCAGCCCTCTGCAGACCCGCCTGTCCCAGCTCCGAGACTCGGCGTGGTGCCCCCAGGTGTGCAGAAGCCTCAGGCCCCTCAGGCCGCTCCGGCCTCGACAAAACTCTCCAACCCGAAGGCAGAGAGCCGATGTtccacagctgctccagctccaacaTCTAAAGAACAAATCCTGTCCAGACCCAGTGAGGTCCTGGCGAAACAGgattcatttaaaatggaaaacagtGCAGTGACGGTGGCAGTGCGCGTACGACCCTTCAATGCCAG GGAGAAGACGGAGAAAGCAGTGCAGGTCATCTCCATGAACGGTCAGGAGACTGTGGTTCAACACCCCGACTCCAAGCAGAGCTACTCGTTCACCTACGATTTCTCCTTTTGCTCGGTGGATGAGTCGGATCACCACTTTGCCAGCCAGCAGACGGTGTACGAGACTCTGGCCAAACCTCTGCTGCTGAGGGCCTTTGAAGGATTTAACACCTGCCTGTTTGCCTACGGACAAACGGGCTCGGGGAAGTCCTACAC GATGATGGGGTTTGGAGAAGAGGAAGGTGTAATTCCACGATTTTCCGAGGAGCTTTTTTCTCGACTGGCCTCGCTGGAAAATGAAGCG GGCAAATGCCACGTAGAGATGAGCTACTTTGAAGTGTATAATGAGAAGATCCATGACCTTCTGGTGACCAGGGATGAGCCAAACCAGAGAAAGATGCCC CTCAGGGTAAGGGAGCATCCAGTCCACGGCCCCTATGTTGCCGACCTCTCTGC GAACATTGTCAGCTCCTACCGTGATATTCAG GGCTGGCTGAATCTTGGCAACAAGCAGAGAgccacagcagctacaggaaTGAATGACAAGAGCTCCAGATCTCACTCTGTCTTCACACTGGTTTTGACTCAGACACAG ACTGAGTTTGTGGAGGGCGAGGAGCATGAGCACAGCATCACCAGCAGGATTAACCTGGTGGACCTGGCAGGCAGCGAGCGCTCCAACTCGGCTCAGACGAGCGGAGACCGACTCAGG GAGGGTGCCAGCATCAACAAATCCCTGCTCACCCTTGGAAAAGTCATCTCTGCTTTGTCAGAACAAGCATTGACCAGAAAGAAGGTCTTCACCCCGTACAGAGAGTCTGTCCTGACATG GTTGCTGAAAGAGAGTCTCGGTGGTAATTCCAAAACAGCCATGATTGCCACTCTCAGCCCAGCAGGAAGCAACATAGAGGAAAGTCTAAGCACCCTGCGCTACGCCCAGCAAGCTCGCACAATCATTAACGTGGCAAAGGTCAACGAAGACACCAGCGCCAAGCTCATCAGAG AGTTGAAGGCTGAGGTTGAAAAGCTGCGTTCCGCCCAGATGAGCTCTCAGGGCATCGAACCAGAGAGGGTCAGGCTGTTTCAGCAGGAGATCTCCACCCTCAGGAACAAACTCTGTCAGCAAGAGAGAGAAATGGTCGAGGCCAACCG AGCGTGGAGAGAGAGACTAGAGCACGCTGAAGTCCGCAAACAAGAAGAGACCAAAGAGCTGCAG AAAGCAGGGGTGACGTTAAAAGTGGACAATCGTCTCCCGAACCTGGTCAACCTGAACGAGGACCCTCAGCTGTCTGAGATGCTTCTCTACATGATCAAAGAGGGCCGAACAACTGTGGGCAAGCTGAAGAGCAACGCCAGCCATGATATCCAGCTGACAGGAGCTCTCATTGGTGACCAGCATTG TGTTATAACCAGCATCCAGGGTACTGTCAGCATCGTCCCAATGGAAAATGCCAAAACATTTGTCAATGGAAACCTCATATCTGAATCTACTGTCCTCCATCAT GGAGACAGGGTAATTCTAGGTGGGGACCACTACTTCCGCTTCAACCACCCAGCTGAAGTGCAGTCGGGGAAGCGAGTGTCCTGTTGGACAGGTGCTGGCGAGGGCCATAAAGACTTTGAATTTGCGAAAAATGAGCTGTTGGCAGCTCAGAGGGCTCA GCTGGAGGCAGAAATTGAAGAAGCCCATTTGAAGGCAAAAGAAGAAATGATGCAGGGAATTCAAATGGCTAAAGAGGTGGCTCAGAAAGAGCTGTCTGAACAGAGAGTTCTATATGAGGACAGGATTCAAGCCCTGGAGAATGAGCTG AATGGAGAGATTGAGCGGAAGCGTCGGCAGGAGTTGGACCAGCGGAGGGTGGCCAGCCAGATGGAAGAGTTAAAAATGGCCAAGTGggagctggaacaggaagtggacactCATAAAACACGCCTCCGTCTGCACATCGAGGCTCAG GCGATGGAGGAGCATCACGTGCGGCAAGTGAAGATTGTGGAGGCCCTcgaggcagagaagaaaaagattAGCAACGAGCTCATGGAAATGCAGAAGAGAAGAGCCGTAAGAGAAAATCAACCTTCCCGAAATG TGTCACCACAATGGGATGCCATGAAGTTATCCTTGATGATTGAGGAAGCCAACAAGATCAGTGCTAAACTGAGGAAACACACAGTCTTCAGCAG ACATGAGAGCTCTGAGGCTGAGAACCTGAGGCAGGAGGGTCTCCTACAGGTGCGCGTCCAGAACACAAAGCTTGGAATTTCAACGTTCTGGGGCTTGGACAAGTTCCAAAACAACATGGCTGCCATGAGAGAGCTTGAGCAG GGGGAGTCTATTTCCAAAGATGACGACGTGTTTTACGACCCAGATGATGAGTGGGAGCAAGATATATCGGTGTCCTCCGCCTCGTCCTCCTTCTCACGCCGCAG GAGCAGAAGCTTGTTGAAGAGTAGGAGAATCTCGGGGCGCCTCTATGAGATCCGGGTCCATCCGATTCAGAGCCTCCACAGTGGCTCCTTGCAGTCTACTG GGTTGATGGGTGCGGTCAAGccaccctccacccacccaaccAGCTCAGACTCGGCCGTGCCTGGCATCTGCAAGGAGCTGATTGGCCAGTCAGTTTCCCGTCTGAAAGGCTTTTCCAGGACAGAAGAGAGCCTGGCTGACAGGCTGGTGTCTGACCTCAACCTGGTGTACGTAGCAGTCCAGTCCATATCTGACCTGTACAACGGCCTGGATGACGACAGCCAGGAGAATG TGTTTATGTGCAACACAATGGCCCAGACTCAGCTGGTTAAGGCCACTGCAGCAATAGAGAGTGCAGCTTTTGTGACCACGCACTGGCTGTTGAGCGTTAGGCCCACCTCCGGCCTCCTCTACACCATCACCGAGGAGCTCAAAAGCCAGGTTAAGAGGATGGGAGGATTCTTTCAGCTTCTCATACAG ggTTGTGAATCCGAGATCACGTCAATGGTAACAGAggcacagaggaagagcagtCAGTGCCTGGATACTGCATTGCTCGCACTCGGCCACCTGGCGGCTATGACGGGCATGCCGTTGCACGCTGTGGAGCGAGGTGCCCAGGCCGCTGGCAAG CAATCCACTTTTGAGAATCTGCTAAAGGGGACCAGCAAGGGCATTCACTCCCTCGTGGAAGGAGGTCTCATCATCACCAGAGAAATGCTGAGAGAGGCTCAGCTGGCGTACCCCAGGAACCCC ctcctgcagagtCTAAAATCCAAGATGCTTGACATGGCCCGTGCTCTACAGAGCTACATGCGTCACCAGATCTct GAAAGAGAAGTGGACCCAGAGTTGTCGGACCCGGGTGAGGACGGCTCAGCCGTGCACTTGCAGAGTCTCAGGGCAACAGCAACCAAGCTGTTCCAGTTGAATCAGGCGGGCCGTCAGCTGCATTCCTGCCTCTCCGCTGCTCTCCAAG GAAAAGTCTCCAACCTGGCCCACAGCAGAGAGCTGATCGCGTCCTCGGCCCAGGCTGTTGATGAGCTGATCACTGGGCTCTCCAACGGATCGCCGGCGATGCGGCTTCCCTGTCTCCAGACCGTCTTGGCCACGAGAGACGAGCTCCACTCAGCGCTGCAGTCTCTGTGCTCCTGGAACCAGGAAGCAGAGAACAGGAGCTCTGTTGGCTCAGATAAGAGCGGCGAAGAGAGTGCAACCACTCACAGCGTTGTGCGCAATAAAGTGGTTAGTAAGGTTGTGTACACTCTCCCTTCAGGTGTGTCTaaaggcagcacacagtggGCGTGA
- the ddx59 gene encoding probable ATP-dependent RNA helicase DDX59 — MFMPRAVKVKRPVESTSQAKKSKVEQDESKDEDSSVLPLQNEKMHETLKQQGDTGQTGEGAETQDEKPKTTSDVQNSSDSEEEEEEPVKSFKKLQRWPEPGEPVCVMCGRYGEYICDSTDNDVCSLECKARHLVQMGLGTGGDVFNTKDNNEDKRTQQPAAHSRLRGGGETDYSYREDQFISGLTDEQVQRIKQELGIETQGSHITRPIVEFEHCGFPATLNSNLKKAGYEAPTPIQMQMVPVGLTGRDVIASADTGSGKTIAFLMPVVTRALQKPALSAKGPVALILTPTRELAIQIERQAKEVVMGLPNMRTALLVGGMPLPPQLHRLKQIIKIIIATPGRLLEILKQKAVRLDKLKVVVIDEVDTMLKMGFQQQVLEVLEQVPEERQTLLVSATIPAGTEELAARLVHDPVRIVIGEKNQPCANVRQILLWIEEPSKKRKLFEILNDSKLYQPPVVVFVDCKLGADLLCEAVAKVTDLKTVAIHSDKSQWERNRILRGLLDGDFEVVISTGVLGRGLDLVNVRLVVNFDMPNTMDEYVHQVGRAGRLGHRGTAITFLNNNNKRLFLEVVNRVKPTGSILPPQLLNSPHLHEQQRRQKQKVKHGSDDVLVTTNSLLDIIKKHDRHKK; from the exons ATGTTTATGCCAAGAGCCGTGAAGGTCAAGAGACCTGTAGAGAGCACAAGTCAGGCCAAGAAGAGTAAAGTAGAGCAGGATGAGAGTAAAGATGAGGACAGTTCAGTCCTGCctcttcaaaatgaaaaaatgcaTGAAACATTGAAACAACAAGGCGATACAGGGCAAACTGGTGAAGGTGCTGAAACACAGGACGAGAAACCAAAAACAACCAGCGACGTGCAAAACTCAAGTGAttctgaagaggaggaggaagaaccagTTAAATCTTTTAAGAAGCTACAGAGGTGGCCAGAGCCAGGGGAACCTGTCTGCGTGATGTGCGGTCGCTATGGCGAGTACATTTGTGACAGCACTGACAATGATGTTTGTAGCCTTGAGTGCAAAGCTCGTCACCTAGTCCAAATGGGCTTGGGAACCGGAGGAGATGTGTTTAACACCAAGGACAATAATGAAGATAAAAGGACTCAACAGCCAGCAGCACATAGCAGGCTGCGTGGTGGGGGTGAGACAGATTATTCCTACAGGGAAGATCAGTTCATATCTGGGTTAACAGATGAGCAGGTACAAAGAATTAAACAAGAGCTGGGCATTGAAACCCAAGGAAGCCATATCACCAGACCCATTGTTGAGTTTGAACACTGTGGCTTTCCTGCCACGCTGAACAGCAACCTGAAAAAGGCAGGCTATGAGGCCCCCACACCCATCCAGATGCAGATGGTCCCTGTTGGGCTCACAGGCAGGGATGTGATCGCCAGCGCTGACACGGGATCAGGAAAGACTATAGCCTTCCTGATGCCAGTGGTCACGAGGGCACTGCAG AAACCAGCTCTCAGTGCGAAAGGTCCTGTGGCCCTCATATTGACACCCACCAGGGAGTTGGCCATTCAAATAGAGAGACAGGCCAAGGAGGTGGTGATGGGCCTCCCTAACATGAGAACAGCATTGCTGGTCGGTGGCATGCCccttcctccacagctccaccgCCTGAAACAAATCATCAAA ATTATCATTGCCACACCCGGCCGACTCCTTGAGATCTTAAAGCAGAAGGCAGTGCGGCTGGACAAactgaaggtggtggtgattgACGAG GTCGACACCATGTTGAAAATGGGCTtccagcagcaggtgctggaggtATTGGAACAAGTACCCGAAGAGCGGCAGACGCTGCTGGTGTCTGCAACCATCCCTGCAGGGACCGAGGAGCTGGCTGCCCGACTGGTTCACGACCCTGTCCGCATTGTTATTGGAGAGAAGAATCAGCCCTGTGCAAATGTGAGGCAGATTTTGCTGTGGATAGAGGAACCCTCCAAGAAGAGGAAGCTGTTCGAAATTCTGAAT GACAGTAAGCTGTACCAGCCTCCGGTGGTCGTGTTTGTTGACTGTAAACTGGGCGCCGATTTGCTGTGCGAGGCGGTCGCCAAGGTGACAGACCTCAAAACTGTGGCAATCCACTCTGACAAGAGCCAGTGGGAACGCAACCGCATCCTCAGG GGTCTTCTGGATGGAGACTTTGAAGTGGTGATCAGTACCGGAGTACTCGGCAGAGGACTCGACCTTGTCAATGTCAGACTTGTGGTGAATTTTGACATGCCAAACACAATGGATGAGTACGTCCATCAG GTGGGCAGGGCTGGTcgactgggacacagaggaaccGCCATCACCTTTCTGAATAACAACAACAAGAGGCTCTTCTTGGAGGTGGTAAACAGGGTCAAACCCACCGGGTCCATCCTGCCCCCTCAGCTCCTGAACTCTCCGCACCTCCATGAGCAGCAAAGGAGGCAAAAGCAGAAAGTCAAGCACGGATCGGATGATGTGCTGGTCACTACAAACAGTCTGTTAGATATCATAAAAAAACATGACCGTCATAAAAAGTGA